Part of the Georgenia sp. TF02-10 genome, GTAACCGGCCCGGTCCGGTGACCGGCTGGACCGAGCCGGGTCAGGACGCGGGGCAGCCGGGCAGGCGGTCGCCGTCGCCGGCCGCGATGGCAGCCACGGCCGCGTGCGCCTCGGCCAGGGTGTCGACCGCGACGACGTCCAGCCCGGCCGGGACGTGCCCGGCCACCTCCGCGCAGTTCGCCTCCGGGGCGAGGAACCACCGCGCGCCGTCCCGCGCGGCGCCGAGGAGCTTCTGCCGGATCCCGCCGATCGCGCCGACCTCCCCGTCCAGCCCGATCGTGCCGGTGCCGGCCACGCTGGCGCCGCCGGTCAGCGGCCCGGGGGTGAGGACGTCGACGATGCCGAGGGCGAACATCAGGCCCGCGCTCGGCCCGCCGATGTCCTCGATGTCGAGCTCGACCTGGACGGGCAGCTCGACGTCGGGCATCAGGACGACGCCCAGCACGCTGCCGCGGTCCCGGGCCGGGTCGGCCGTCGTCGTGAGGTCGAGGACCTGCGCAGCGCCGTCCCGCTGCACGCCCAGCGCCACCTCGGTGCCGGCCGGGGTGGTGGCGAGCACCGCGGTCAGGTCGGCGAAGGTGGTGACCTCCCGCCGCTCCTCCCCGGCGGCCTGGATCGAGGTGACGACGTCGCCCGGCCGGACCACGCCGTCGGCGCCGGAGCCGTCGAGGACCTGGTCCACGGTGAGCACCATGGGCACCTCGTGGCCGACCTCGGCGAGCGCGGCCACGGTGGCGTTGGTCTGGGAGGAGGTCATCTCCGCGGTGGACTCGGCGTCCAGCGCCTTGCGAGTGCGCCCGTCGGGGAAGACCGACTCCACCGGCAGCACGACCTCCTGCGCGGACAGCCACCCGGCGAGCACGTCGACGGCGGTCACCGGGTAGCCCGGGCCGCCGCTGACCGTGACGGTGGTGAGCAGCAGGTCGCCGGCGGTCGGGTAGGTCTCGGCGCCGTCGACGTGGATGAGCGGGTCGCCGTCGTGCTCGCCGAGGGTGTCGACGGTGGGACCGGGCCCCTCGACGGCGTACGGCAGCGGCACCACCGCCGCGACGAGGCCCAGCAGGGCCAGCACGGCGCCGGCGACGACGAGCGTCACCGAGCGGCGGGAGACCACCGGTTCGCGGTCGGTCCCGGGCGCTGCGGCGGCGTCGCGCCCGACGGCGGCCGGGCCGGGGGCGGCCGGCCCGGCGACGGCCGCGGGGTCGGCCGCCCGACGGTCGGGGTCCTCCCGCCCGGCCGCGGGAACGCGCTGCTGCCGCACCGGGCCATCATGCCGCAGCGCCCGGGGCGGGTCCGGACTCGAGTGGCGCGGGCCCGGACACCGGCGGGCCCGGACACCAACCAGGACGCCTTCGCTGCAGATCCATAGTCGACCGGGCCGGGCGCGACCCGAGTCACTTCCAAGCCGACACGCCCAGCGATACTGCGATCCGCGCGGTACAACGCATAACGCGCTAGTGTGCTTGGCAGGCGACGTCGCGAAGCAGTTGAGCCGACGACGCTCGTCAGCCGGGTGGGAGCGGGGAGGGTCCGCTCCCACCCGGCGCCCGGCACGACGAAGGCAGAGGTGGATGGACACCACGCAGCTCCTCAAGGGAATGCTCGACCTGGCGGTGCTCGCCGTCGTCGAGCGCGAGGACTCCTACGGGTACGACGTGGTCCGGCGGCTGCGCGCCGCCGGGCTCGCCGAGGTGGGGGACGCCTCGGTCTACGGGACGCTGCGCCGGTTGTACGCCGCCGGCGCGCTCACGAGCTATGTCGTGCCGTCGGAGACCGGACCGCACCGCAAGTACTACGGCGTGACGCCCCAGGGCCGTACCACGCTCGCTCACCAGTCGAAACAGTGGCGGGAGTTCGCCACGACGATGACCGACCTTCTCGACGTGCCGGAGGCCTCCTGATGTCCACCATCGCCCGACCGGACGCCGTCGCCAAGTACGCAGGCGCGGTCCGCGACCACCTGCGCGCACTCGATCCGGAGACGCTCGATGAGCTCACCGGAGGGCTTGAGGCGGACCTCGCG contains:
- a CDS encoding PadR family transcriptional regulator, whose product is MDTTQLLKGMLDLAVLAVVEREDSYGYDVVRRLRAAGLAEVGDASVYGTLRRLYAAGALTSYVVPSETGPHRKYYGVTPQGRTTLAHQSKQWREFATTMTDLLDVPEAS
- a CDS encoding PDZ domain-containing protein, with product MRQQRVPAAGREDPDRRAADPAAVAGPAAPGPAAVGRDAAAAPGTDREPVVSRRSVTLVVAGAVLALLGLVAAVVPLPYAVEGPGPTVDTLGEHDGDPLIHVDGAETYPTAGDLLLTTVTVSGGPGYPVTAVDVLAGWLSAQEVVLPVESVFPDGRTRKALDAESTAEMTSSQTNATVAALAEVGHEVPMVLTVDQVLDGSGADGVVRPGDVVTSIQAAGEERREVTTFADLTAVLATTPAGTEVALGVQRDGAAQVLDLTTTADPARDRGSVLGVVLMPDVELPVQVELDIEDIGGPSAGLMFALGIVDVLTPGPLTGGASVAGTGTIGLDGEVGAIGGIRQKLLGAARDGARWFLAPEANCAEVAGHVPAGLDVVAVDTLAEAHAAVAAIAAGDGDRLPGCPAS